TGTTCAATCTCCTATAGAAAATGAAGAATATAGTGGTGTAAATCCTTTAACACATTCTATTCTTAATTTCCACGGTGAAAATAAAGAGAAAAATGAAGAAGGTGAATATTTCAACGAATATGAATACGTACATGAAGTATATGAACTACTTGACAAAGTATTTGGTATTATAGAAGAAATGGAAGGTGTTTGGGCTATTGAAAATACTAAACTTGACAGAGTTGTAAGAAAACTTATAAGAGCTGGTGCAGATGTTGAATTTATTAACGAAACTGCAAATGATTTCTTAAAGAGATTTATCAATAAGAATGTTGGTAGGATTTTAAATCATGTTATGAATCTTCAGATTGTTAAGAAAATAAAAAGCAAGAAAGACGTTGCTGAATTTGCAAAAGATTCAGGTACAGAACTATATGTTCAAATTGGCCAGTTAATGACTGCTGTTCTTGAAGGTACTCAAAGATTATATGGTGAAAATCATATGGTATTTGGTTCAGACCATAAAATTATTATTTGTAAGTTTGATAAACTTGACCTTCGTGAAGCAAGTGAGTACGCTATTGAAAATGGTTACGATAACTTTTATGTTATTGAAAAAGATAAATTCCAGCAGTATGATGCTTGGTATAAAGAAACACTGAAAAACAAGGTTGATGAAGCAGAAGATACAACTATGCCTACACCTACAACCGTAGATAATTCGAATGTGAGTTCTAATTTTGTTCATCCAGAAGAAGTAAAAGACCAATCTACTGAAAAATTAATAGATGAAGATGATGAAGCAGAATAAAGATAATCATTTTTGCAGTTCAGGAAAATTTAACAGTCTTGAAAAAGCAATTTTAAAATAATATGAAAATTCAAAGTCTATCCATAGTAGTTCCCACGAATAAGTGTGTAAACAACTGTCCTTACTGTGTTTCAAAAACACATGACAATGACTACAAAGATGAATTTCAATGTGGTAAAAATCCCAGATTTGAAAGAGATTACATTGAAAGATTATCATTCGCTAAGGATAATGGTGTAAACATAATTATACTTACTGGTACTGGTGAAGCATTACAGAACAAGAAATTTTTAAATAAATTTGCAACTTGGAATACCTCACTCAAATCACCGTTTTATATTATTGAACTCCAGACTACTGGTGTGATGTTAGATGATGAAACACTTGAATTTCTCAGAGATCAGGTAAGAGTTAAAACTATTTCTTTATCTGTATCTGATTTATTTGATAATGAAAACAACTTGAATATTATTGGAGTTACTGAAAAACTTCGTTTTAATCTTGATGAACTTTGTAAGAAGATTAAAGAATATGATTTTAACCTTAGAATTTCTTTGAATGTACTTAATAATATTGAGAAATTACTGTTTATTGATAATGATACTGATTTTAAATATGATTTCAATAAACTGTTTTTAAGATTAAAAGAACTTGGTGTTGACCAAGTTACATTTAGAAAATTGTGGAAATCAAATAATAACAATAATATTGATAAGTGGATTGAAGAAAACTCTTCGGATACGAACTCATTCTTTACATTTCTGAAAGCATATATCAGAGAAAAAGGAAAATTACTAGGTAGACTAACTTTTGGCGCATTACAATATGAAATGTGTGGTGAGAATGGTATATCAACAGTTATTGATGAAGATTGTATGGCAGATGAAGTAAAAGATACTTTCAAGTATTTAATTTTGAGAGAAAATGGAAAACTTTATACTAAATGGGATTCAAAAGCATCATTAATATTCTAATAATTTAAACATCAAAAGATAATTTCTTATTTGGCTGGCAAATTTGATGTTAAAAGTTGTGAAGTTTACATAAACTCATAAAAAAATTAATTTTCAGACCTTTAAAATAGAGTAAGTACTTCATATGTTTTTACAAACCTGAGAATTTTAAATCTCAGGATTTTTTATTTCGATATTTTTTGCTTAATTTTGTATTCTAAAAATGGATATATGAAATATTTTTTACCTACATATGAACAGTCTAAAGAGATTGTAGCATCTAAGGGTATTATGGTTTTTTACGAAACTGTAAACTATATAGATGGTTACAAAGTTTCTGCATTTAACTACAGATTACCTAAGTATATGGACTTTTTAGTTCCTGTGGAAGGTAAGAATTACGATGCTCGTGAATTCAGAGGTTTAACCTATGTCTTCAACGAAGATGGTACTGTATTCAATAGATACTTGATGTTGAATAAATTCTGGAACGTAGACCAGGTTACTGAAACTTTATTCGATAAAGTAAAAAATAAAAAGATAAAGTCTGTCTACAACAAAGAAGACGGTTCTTTAATATCTTTCATTAGATTACCTAACGGTAAAGTTGTTGCAAAGACTAAAATGGGATTTGACAACGACCAGGCTGTTTCTGCAAACGAATTGCTTGCAAAGAATGAATCTATCTTTAAATTCGTAAACGAATGTTTAGATAACGATTTAGTTACTATGTGGGAATACGTTTCTTTCAAGAACAAGATTGTATTAGACTACAAAGATACTAACTTAATCTTGTTAAGAGTAAGAAACAACAAGACTGGAGAATATGTTGATGTTGAACAGTTTAGAGGTTTAGGTTTTGATGTTGTTAAAACTATGTCAATAGGTTCTGATTTAGAATCTATAATGAAGTGGTTAGAAACTGCGGTTGATATAGAAGGTGTTGTTATCACTTTTGAAGATGACATGATGGTTAAGGCGAAATCAAAATGGTACTGTGCTAGACATCACTTACTTACAGAAGAATCTAACAGAGAAGACTACATAATCGAAATGGTTTTGAAAGAAACTATAGACGATTTAAAGGCTCAGTTAAATCCTGTATCTGATGTTGAAAGAATAGCTTGGATTGAAAATATCGAAGTTATAGTTAGAAACTTTTTAGCTGAAAGAGTTGCAGAAGTTGAAGAATTAGTTTCTAAATATACTGGTGATTTGAAATACTTTGCTATTGCTTACAAGAAAGATAAGAACTTTTCACTTGCTATCAACGTAGTAAGAGGAAAATGTGACGCTTACACTGCTGTTAAAGAATGGTTATTAGTGCAAACTAAACATCTTGAACAAGCAAGATCATTTATAAATGAAAAAGGTTTCAAGAGAAAATAATCTTTTGAAACTTTTTTAATCTCTACACTTGAAAAACTCGGTGTAGAATTTGCAGGCTTCTATCATGCAGATATGCAGAAACTTATATATGCTATTGATAACTATTACAATAAATAATTTTTTTTATTCAAAATTTTGCTATATATTTGTATAAAATATGACAATTTTGGGAATATGGAGGTGATGTTCAAGGAACATTTGGCATTTGCGTAAAAGACATGGAACCGCCTTGTTCAGGTACTCCTCTTGCTGGAACAATTTCAGCTACTCCTAATTCAGTTTCATGTCCAAATACAAGTGTTACTTTAAATTCAACAGGTTATACGATAGGGTGTAACATAACTTATTTATGGCAAAGTTCACTTGATAATTCTACATGGTCAGACATCATTGGAGCCAACACAATACCGTATTCTTTAGTAGTTACATCTCAAAGCTATTATCGTTTGAAAATAGTATGTTTGAATAGCGGTATTGTATAGACATTAGCCGATGTTGTTATTGCACCCATGTTGTAATTCGGACTATTTACGTTAATATAATTGGTAGAGGTCGTACTTAGATTGCCCATTGCCGTTGGTGAAACAGCGTGTCCAATATTTTTAGTAAGAATTTTAATAATTGCATTTTCACCCGGATCCAAACGACCATTGTTGTTGCCGGCAGCATCATCAACTAAAACGGTAGTAGCATTTAAAACAGGTGCATTTAATGGAAGGGTAAAAGTCGTGGTCCATGAAGTGTTTTGATCATCGGTAGCAGTTATTGTAAAAGTAGCTGTTTCTTGGTCGCTTACAACCGTATCAACTGTAAAGGCAAAGGCATTATATTTAGTTGAAGTTGCAGAAGCAACTATAACTCCAAACGATTCTATGCTATCAGTTAAATGAATATGAGGATTATTGCAACTTAGCGTAGCTTCAACCTGATTTGCATCTTGAAGTCCAACATTTGAGAGGGTTACATCCAGATTAACATTTTCGCTGTATTCAACATTCCCATTAGCTGCAACTCCGGTATCATGAATAACATTGCTCTGATAAATAACATAAGGAGTATTATTGGGAACCAACTGAACTGTTCCGACATGAGGCTGGCGATTTTGTTTAGTAATAACGATATCCAATGTACTTGGCGATGAAATACTCGATAAATCGAGTGTAACGCTGGTACCCGAACCGGTATATTTAGCATCAATCCATGTGTTGTTGATAGATAAGCCCACATAAGCATAAGGTTCTGTAGTAACGGTTAAAGTAGGTGTTCCAACCGGTACAGAATTTAGATAAGAGGCCGATAAGGGTGTTGGTATGCCCAAAGAGAAACATTGAAAACTACATTCGTCTCTATGAAAAAATTATGTTTGAAACAAAGTTTGAATATGCTGATATTCGTTCTGTCCAGAAGTTTTTACTGATGGAAAAAATGGAGTCAGAAATCAGAAAAGAAAACTATGAAGTTTGTGCAAAAATTAAAAAACTCATTAATGAAGTGTAATGGAAAATATTTTCAAAGGTAGTGTTTTTAAAAACCTCACAAACAGTAAAGTTAATAATAATAAAATAATTCTTCATCATCTACTTCTTTTGAAACCATTTCCATAAATTCTCTTCTATCAATAAAA
This Ignavibacteria bacterium DNA region includes the following protein-coding sequences:
- a CDS encoding radical SAM protein, translated to MKIQSLSIVVPTNKCVNNCPYCVSKTHDNDYKDEFQCGKNPRFERDYIERLSFAKDNGVNIIILTGTGEALQNKKFLNKFATWNTSLKSPFYIIELQTTGVMLDDETLEFLRDQVRVKTISLSVSDLFDNENNLNIIGVTEKLRFNLDELCKKIKEYDFNLRISLNVLNNIEKLLFIDNDTDFKYDFNKLFLRLKELGVDQVTFRKLWKSNNNNNIDKWIEENSSDTNSFFTFLKAYIREKGKLLGRLTFGALQYEMCGENGISTVIDEDCMADEVKDTFKYLILRENGKLYTKWDSKASLIF